In Sorghum bicolor cultivar BTx623 chromosome 8, Sorghum_bicolor_NCBIv3, whole genome shotgun sequence, one genomic interval encodes:
- the LOC8066954 gene encoding uncharacterized protein LOC8066954 has translation MRKLSAPRGGGEKVGVLALEVAALMSRAAGLWRALDATNLARLRGETIRHEGVRRLVADDDAALLSLALAEMASACRRLSRSVSRLSTRCADPLLRRFDALFAALVRCNADPHGLRYAAHKKMDRKARKMQRLVTATVHLCHELHVLAELEHHHQQAHLVGGGRAECARLVARQRQEVERLRAASLWARSFDYAVRLIGRSLFTVVARIIEVFDLEPVARLLSASASASLEDDDEEEASSKASRLSWSASFVSGSMQLQSMVYPSDAVAADADAPRKTVRLRARSGKVTTTGPGAGDARRFLMSRRKSLGQQLSVRWPAAGKYLIGCVVMGSSGDAAHLPVSFSYVSSAAGSVDDDGDDGDFSSSGIVSFHSQAAEAGGGGDARTTTTTSVFDASSRDVVTHPPESSLGAAALALHYANLIMFIEKLAASPLDICPDDRDALYGMLTARLRASLRARLRPSPAAPAPAPARCCCDDPVLAAEWSDTVRRILAWLAPLAHNMVRWETERNFEQRNVASGGDGGGTVLLLQTLHFADQRKTEAAVTELLVGLDYMWRHGTDIEAKAAALSTELDELGWPSTNITFQTKRPVANFAPSDRYFSVKICSYYVANRMY, from the exons ATGCGGAAGCTGAGCGCGCCGCGGGGCGgcggggagaaggtgggggtCCTAGCGCTCGAGGTGGCGGCGCTCATGTCACGGGCCGCGGGGCTATGGCGCGCGCTGGACGCCACCAACCTGGCGCGGCTCCGCGGGGAGACCATCCGTCACGAGGGCGTGCGGCGGCTCGTGGCGGACGACGACGCGGCGCTCCTGTCGCTCGCGCTGGCCGAGATGGCCTCCGCGTGCCGCCGCCTCTCCCGCTCCGTGTCCCGCCTCTCGACGCGCTGCGCCGACCCGCTGCTCCGCCGCTTCGACGCCCTCTTCGCCGCGCTCGTCCGGTGCAACGCCGACCCGCACGGGCTCCGCTACGCCGCCCACAAGAAGATGGACCGCAAGGCCCGCAAGATGCAGCGCCTGGTCACCGCCACCGTCCACCTCTGCCACGAGCTCCACGTGCTCGCCGAGCTCGAGCACCACCACCAGCAGGCTCACCTTGTCGGTGGCGGCCGGGCCGAGTGCGCGCGCCTCGTGGCTAGGCAGAGGCAGGAGGTGGAGCGGCTCCGTGCGGCGTCGCTCTGGGCGCGGTCCTTCGACTACGCCGTCCGCCTGATCGGCAGGTCGCTCTTCACCGTCGTGGCGAGGATCATCGAGGTGTTCGACCTCGAGCCCGTCGCGCGGCTCCTCTCCGCGTCTGCGTCTGCGTCcctggaggacgacgacgaggaggaggcgtcGTCCAAGGCCTCGCGGCTCTCGTGGAGCGCCTCGTTCGTGAGCGGCAGCATGCAGCTGCAGTCCATGGTGTACCCTTCCGacgccgtcgccgccgatgcCGACGCGCCTCGGAAGACGGTGCGGCTGCGTGCGAGGTCTGGCAAGGTTACCACCACCGGTCCCGGCGCCGGCGACGCGCGTCGGTTCCTTATGTCTAGGAGAAAGAGCCTCGGGCAGCAGCTCAGCGTCAGGTGGCCCGCGGCTGGTAAGTACCTCATCGGCTGCGTCGTCATGGGCAGCAGCGGGGACGCGGCTCATCTCCCCGTGAGCTTCAGCTACGTTTCATCAGCCGCCGGCAgcgtcgacgacgacggcgacgatggCGACTTCAGCAGCAGTGGCATCGTTAGTTTCCACTCCCAAGCGGCGGAGGCAGGCGGAGGCGGCGacgcgaggacgacgacgacgacgtccgTGTTCGACGCCTCCTCACGCGACGTGGTGACGCACCCGCCGGAGTCGTCCCTGGGCGCCGCGGCCCTGGCGCTGCACTACGCGAACCTCATCATGTTCATCGAGAAGCTCGCCGCGTCGCCGCTCGACATCTGCCCCGACGACAGGGACGCGCTGTACGGGATGCTCACGGCCAGGCTCCGGGCGTCCCTCAGGGCGCGGCTCAGGCCGAGCCCggcggctccggctccggctccggcgcgcTGCTGCTGCGACGACCCCGTGCTCGCGGCCGAGTGGTCGGACACGGTGCGGAGGATCCTGGCGTGGCTCGCGCCGCTCGCGCACAACATGGTCCGGTGGGAGACCGAGAGGAACTTCGAGCAGCGGAACGTGGCctccggcggcgacggcggcggcaccgTGCTGCTCCTGCAGACGCTCCACTTCGCGGACCAGAGGAAGACGGAGGCCGCGGTCACGGAGCTGCTCGTTGGTCTCGACTACATGTGGCGACACGGGACTGACATCGAAGCCAAG GCGGCGGCGCTGTCAACTGAACTGGACGAGCTGGGATGGCCAAGTACAAACATCACCTTTCAGACAAAGCGACCCGTTGCTAATTTTGCTCC TTCAGATAGGTACTTCAGCGTAAAGATCTGCTCTTACTATGTAGCTAATCGTATGTACTGA